The Bacillota bacterium genome contains a region encoding:
- a CDS encoding type II toxin-antitoxin system VapC family toxin produces the protein MKREAWLVDTSVITYARGKDHPYKAACARILLEIAGGFFAREHGVPVVDTEVFQEILYRYGMEQKWETAVAVCQDLLAIGLRVLAVGRPEVETMIDLAEKYGRRGVRPRDLVHAAVMVRNGIRRIITADTHFDLIEEVERIDPLSFPAKGMEI, from the coding sequence TTGAAGCGAGAGGCGTGGCTTGTTGACACCAGCGTAATCACGTACGCCCGCGGTAAAGACCACCCTTACAAGGCGGCCTGCGCCCGCATCTTGCTTGAGATTGCCGGGGGTTTCTTTGCGCGCGAACACGGTGTTCCTGTGGTGGATACCGAGGTGTTTCAGGAGATCCTCTACCGCTACGGGATGGAGCAAAAGTGGGAAACAGCGGTAGCGGTCTGTCAGGACCTGTTGGCTATCGGGCTCAGGGTCCTGGCTGTAGGCAGGCCGGAGGTTGAAACGATGATCGACCTCGCGGAGAAGTACGGCAGAAGAGGGGTTCGCCCCAGGGACCTGGTGCATGCTGCCGTGATGGTGAGAAACGGGATCAGAAGGATCATTACTGCTGACACCCATTTTGATCTCATCGAGGAGGTGGAGCGCATCGACCCCCTGTCCTTCCCGGCTAAGGGAATGGAAATTTAA
- a CDS encoding type II toxin-antitoxin system HicB family antitoxin, translating into MLTEYIEQGMAQAVYDKLEDGTFAGRIPPCPGVVAFGNTLRECERELRSTLEEWILLGLKLKHPLPVIGNIDLNQEPRHDSLGAL; encoded by the coding sequence ATCCTTACCGAATATATCGAGCAAGGCATGGCGCAGGCCGTTTACGATAAGTTGGAGGATGGCACCTTCGCCGGGCGCATCCCGCCCTGCCCCGGCGTGGTTGCCTTTGGGAATACGCTGCGGGAATGCGAGAGGGAACTGCGTTCGACCCTTGAAGAGTGGATCCTTTTGGGGCTTAAACTCAAACACCCCCTGCCGGTGATCGGCAACATTGACCTCAACCAGGAGCCGCGCCATGACTCGCTGGGCGCCCTGTAA
- a CDS encoding type II toxin-antitoxin system VapC family toxin, producing the protein MKAYFPKAYFLDTSALFKRYRREEGSAAVEALFSRQAARFISEITLLEAVSNLRRLVDVDKIVAPEEFDTLRATFLKDIAEENLEVVRLTGTIIVKSLAIASQRYITPLDAVQLATAASMAEPPVFVCADQKLLRLAAEEGLEVLDVSRDVRAEK; encoded by the coding sequence ATGAAAGCTTATTTTCCGAAAGCTTATTTTCTCGACACCAGCGCCCTCTTTAAGCGCTACCGCCGGGAGGAAGGGTCCGCCGCGGTTGAGGCGCTATTTAGCCGGCAAGCCGCACGTTTCATTTCTGAAATCACGCTCCTCGAAGCTGTCAGCAACCTGCGCCGCCTCGTTGACGTGGATAAGATTGTTGCTCCGGAAGAGTTTGATACGCTGCGAGCCACGTTTTTAAAAGATATTGCCGAAGAGAACCTTGAAGTGGTCAGACTTACCGGCACCATTATCGTAAAGAGCCTCGCCATAGCTTCGCAAAGGTATATTACCCCGCTAGATGCCGTCCAGCTGGCCACTGCCGCATCAATGGCCGAGCCGCCGGTGTTTGTCTGCGCCGACCAAAAGCTGCTGCGCCTGGCGGCGGAGGAAGGGCTGGAGGTATTAGATGTCAGCCGGGACGTTCGCGCAGAGAAGTGA
- a CDS encoding AbrB/MazE/SpoVT family DNA-binding domain-containing protein — protein MHRIKMTSKGQLTLPKQIREKLRLRAGSYLEVRIRGTELVLRPVREENDSEVLLEYCRQNAREADLDKARRIMSRVPAAMHERVRRLREEG, from the coding sequence ATGCACAGGATTAAAATGACCTCAAAAGGCCAGCTGACGCTGCCCAAACAGATAAGGGAGAAACTTCGCCTGCGGGCAGGAAGCTATCTCGAGGTCCGCATCCGCGGCACCGAGCTGGTGCTAAGGCCCGTAAGAGAAGAGAACGACAGCGAAGTGCTTCTGGAATATTGCCGGCAAAACGCCCGGGAAGCCGACCTGGATAAAGCCCGCCGGATAATGTCCCGGGTGCCCGCCGCGATGCACGAAAGGGTGCGCCGGCTGCGCGAAGAAGGGTAA
- a CDS encoding AbrB/MazE/SpoVT family DNA-binding domain-containing protein translates to MYDADVETVKLGARGQMVLPARVRKELGLSGGDEVLLRKTGNVVVVTPKPKSYAERLFGLHRQVWEGVDPDAYMRAFLRDLLPPPPPDSHSMG, encoded by the coding sequence ATGTATGATGCAGATGTGGAAACAGTGAAACTGGGCGCGCGCGGCCAGATGGTTCTGCCTGCCCGTGTAAGAAAGGAACTGGGGCTCTCCGGGGGAGACGAAGTACTGCTCAGAAAAACGGGGAACGTCGTGGTTGTCACTCCCAAACCTAAAAGCTACGCCGAGCGGCTTTTCGGCCTGCACCGCCAGGTCTGGGAGGGCGTTGACCCCGATGCTTACATGAGGGCTTTCCTGAGGGACCTGCTGCCACCGCCTCCGCCCGACTCTCATTCCATGGGATAG
- a CDS encoding type II toxin-antitoxin system VapC family toxin: MVFLDSNIFIIDRFFPRDVHYEENRMFFASLKNAKAKAGVPLITLLEICGVASFNLSQEELEKWLYSFGEVYPVEVLDPAGDEGVKIGEYLLDLGFYLTKKMTLGDAVFLKEAETYKARAIVTWNKKHFSGRTEIPVFTPGEYLAVFRAKGRK, encoded by the coding sequence ATGGTCTTTCTCGATAGCAACATCTTCATCATTGACCGCTTCTTTCCGCGTGACGTTCACTATGAAGAAAACAGGATGTTTTTCGCCTCTCTAAAGAACGCCAAAGCAAAGGCGGGCGTCCCCCTCATTACCCTTTTGGAGATCTGCGGTGTGGCCTCCTTTAATCTCTCCCAAGAGGAGCTCGAAAAGTGGCTTTACTCGTTTGGCGAGGTTTATCCCGTGGAGGTCCTCGATCCCGCCGGGGATGAAGGGGTGAAAATTGGGGAATACCTGCTGGATCTGGGATTCTACTTAACCAAAAAGATGACCCTGGGTGATGCCGTCTTTTTAAAAGAAGCAGAAACCTACAAGGCGCGCGCCATCGTTACCTGGAACAAAAAACACTTCTCCGGCCGGACAGAAATCCCCGTTTTCACGCCTGGCGAATACCTGGCTGTCTTCAGGGCAAAAGGCAGGAAGTGA
- a CDS encoding type II toxin-antitoxin system prevent-host-death family antitoxin → MRGARIRLLTGKKKIATIMATEATVMGEINFVNTRDLKNKTSQILRAAEKGKIIIVTRHGQPVATIKPFQERDLDERQHDSIYQKLRANIAQRYPALLAMAPEELRHLNDEISQKVRGFASWQEMERTAKGDRYGLSR, encoded by the coding sequence TTGCGCGGCGCGAGGATCAGGTTGTTGACCGGCAAGAAAAAGATAGCTACAATTATGGCAACGGAGGCGACAGTTATGGGAGAAATCAATTTCGTTAACACCCGGGATCTAAAAAACAAGACCAGCCAGATTCTGCGTGCCGCAGAAAAAGGGAAGATCATCATCGTTACCCGCCACGGCCAGCCTGTAGCCACGATCAAACCGTTCCAGGAAAGGGATCTGGATGAACGGCAGCATGACTCGATTTACCAAAAGCTCCGGGCAAATATTGCGCAAAGGTACCCTGCACTCCTTGCGATGGCACCAGAGGAACTGCGCCATTTAAACGATGAGATCTCACAAAAAGTCCGAGGTTTTGCCTCATGGCAAGAAATGGAAAGAACGGCAAAAGGGGATCGTTATGGTCTTTCTCGATAG